The Caulobacter sp. 73W region CCGGCCTTTCGGCCGGGCGGGTATTGGACCACACATATACTGAGCTTCAGTGACGAAGCAAAGGGTTCAGGCAGGCTCGGTCAGCTTTTTCAACACCTTGGCGTCCTGGGGCGCGGCGCTCTTCTGGTCGTTGTCGAAGTACACATGCACGTCGCGCCTGCCGCGCCGCCATCCCCTGACCCGTTCGGCCAGCGTCTCCAGCTCCGCCCGGGGATAACGACCATGATAATGGCCGCCCGGCCCATGCATCCGCACATAGACCAGGTCGGAGGTCGCCTCCCAGGGCGATGGGGCGTCATGGTGGTCGCTGATGCAGAAGGCGGCGCCATGATCCTCCAGGATCTTCAGCACCGCCGGCTCGTACCAGGTCGGATGCCGAAACTCGACCGTGACGCGCGGGGTCTTCGGCAGCCAGCCCAGGAACCGCTTCAGCCGCTCATCGTCCCGCTTCAGCATCGGCGGCAGCTGCACCAGGGCCGGACCCTGCCGGTCGCCAAGGTTGCTCATCACCCCGAACACCAGCTTCACCGAATCCTCGCACTCCTTCAGCTTCTTGTTGTGGCTGATGTAGCGCGAGACCTTCCAGGCGAAGCAGAAGCCGTCCGGCGCGCCCTCCGCCCAGGCCTTCACGGCCTTCTCGGTCGGCAGGCGATAGAAGCTGCCGTTGATCTCGCAGGCGTCGAACTGCGTGGCGTAGAAGGCCAGCCGGTCCTTCAGCCGCAGGTCGTCCGGATAGAACGGCCCCTTCCAGTCGTCATAGGTCCAGCCGGAACAGCCGATGCGAAGGTCGGTCATGCGGGCTGAACGCGTGGCGGCGGGTTTAGGTCGTCAGCACGATCTTCCCCACATGGCTCCCCCCCTCCAGATGCGCGTGAGCCTTGTCGGCCTCGCCCAGGGGGAAGGTCGCGTCGATCAGCGGCTTCAGCGCGCCCGCCTCCACCCACGGCCAGACCCGGCGCTCCACCTCCGCCGTCAGTCGCGCCTTCTCGTCGGCGTCGCGGGGGCGAAGGGTGGAGCCGGTCAGCACCGCGCGCTTGCGCATCAGCCCGAAGACCGGGACGTTCAGCGTCCCCCCGCCGAGGCTGGCGATATAGACGATCCGCCCGCCGGTCTTCAGGGCGTCCAGGTTCTGGTCGAAGTAGCTGGCGCCGACCATGTCCAGCACCACGTCGACCCCGCCGGCCGCCTTGGCGGCCTCCGCGAAGTCTTCCTTGGAGGCGTCAACCGCGATGTCCGCGCCCAGGGTCTTGGCCTGGGCCGCCTTGTCCGCCCCGCGCGCGGTGGCGATCACCTTGGCTCCCGCCGCCTTGGCCATCTGGATCGCCGTGGTGCCGATGCCCGAGGTGGCGCCATGCACCAGCAGGGTCTCGCCTTCCTTCAGCGCCCCATGCTCAAACACATTGGCGAAGACCGTGAACACCGTCTCCGGCAGGGCCGCCGCCTCGGTCAGGCTGAGCCCCTTGGGGATCGGCAGGGCATGGCGGGCGTCGACCACGGCGTATTCGGCGTAGCCGCCCCCGCCCAGCAGGGCGCAAACCTTGTCGCCGGCGCTCCAGCGCCCGGCCCCGACCACCACCTCGCCGGCGACCTCCAGGCCCAGGGTGTCCGGCGCGCCCGGCGGCGGCGGATAGGCGCCCAGCCGCTGTAGCAGATCGGGACGGTTCACCCCGGCGGCGGCGACCCGGATCAGGATCTCTCCCGCTTTGGGAACAGGGCGGGCCACGGTGACCGGCTTCAGCGCCTCGGCGGGGCCGGAACCGTTCTCCACCGCGATCGCGGTCATGGTCTCGTTGTTCACGGCGCCCTCCAAAGCTTGCGTTCGACCCTAGCTAGGGCTCTGATGACGCCCCCACAAGCGGAGGCGAGCCATGGACGAACCGGTCGAACCCCGTCGCGGACGCGGAGACGCCCTGAACGAGCTTCTCAGAGAGGATCTCGAGCTGCAGGGCGTCACCGAACTGCAGGACCGCATCGCCACGCTGGAGACGGAAATCGCGCGAACGCGGCTGCATCTCGAAAAGAAACAGGCCGGCCGCGCCGCCGCCGACGCCCTGTTCGGCGGCTTCCGCGACGATTGAACCTCTGGATAGTTCTGGCACGGGCGTTGCACCCAGGGGGCCGATGCGGCCATTAGTGTGCCGCGACCCGGTTGAAGGCGATGATTCCAATGAGTGACGTGCCCATGGCGGCGTCGACGGTCTGGCGGGCTGGCGTGATCGAGGATTTCGCCCGCTCCGAACTGTTCGACAAGACCTTCGAGGAAGGCATGGAGCTGGTCGAGGTCTGCGCCGCCTATCTGGACGGCGTCGGCCGCCAGGACTCCCGCCTGCTGTCGCGCAACGCCGCCCTGGCCTACGCGGCCGAGAGCATGCGCCTGACCACCCGCCTGATGCAGGTGGCCTCGTGGCTGCTGGTGCAGCGCGCGGTGCGCGAGGGCGACATGGAGCCGTCCGCCGCCTGCGAGTCCCGTTATCGTGTGGGTGAAGAAGCCGCGGCCCCTACCGCCGAGGCGGAGGCCCACGAAGGCCTGCCCTCCAGCCTGCTCGAACTCGTCGGCCGCTCCGAGCGCCTTTACGAGCGCGTCCGCCATCTGGACCAGCGCATGTACGTGGACGGCGAAACCGCCGTCGAGGCCCCGAACCCGGTCCTGTCCCAGTTCACCCGCCTGCAGGACGTGTTCGGCAAGGCGTCCTGAGTTCATCCGCTCATCCCCGCGAAGGCGGGGACCCAAGCTGACTTTCAGACACGGCAAGCACCGTATGGATCCCCGCCTTCGCGGGGATGAGCGGGTTTGGCTGAACCCCAAACACGAAAAAGCCGGCGCGCTTTCCCAGCGCGCCGGCTTTCCAGCCCCAGGGCGTTTCCGCCCTTACCGGATTTATTTCTTGGTCGTGAAGCCGGCGAACTTCGCGTTGAAGCGCGAAACGCGGCCGCCGCGGTCCAGCAGGTGGGCGTTGCCGCCGGTCCATGCCGGATGGGTCTTCGGGTCGATGTCGAGGTTCAGGGTGGCGCCCTCTTTCCCGTAGGTCGAACGGGTCTGGTAGGTCGTGCCATCCGTCATGACGACGTTGATGAAGTGATAGTCGGGGTGCGTGTCTTGTTTCATCGGGCGATCCAACCGACTAAGCGGCGTGAAAATTTGTGTCGTGTCGGCCCCGAGAGGCTGACCGCGAAGACGCGCGGCTATACAGAAGGCCCGGCGTATTGGCAAGAGGTTGGTCATGAGTGAGGCGAACGGAACGGACACGGATGCGGGGGCTCGACCCGGCGCCGGGGCCGAGGTCGCCCAGAATCTGCAGGCCGCCGCGGCGCGTCGCGCCAAGAGCCGCAATGTCCGCGCCCTGGGCCGTCTGCTGCCGTTCCTGGCCGCCCACAAGGCCGACGCCGGCCTGGCCCTGATCTTCCTGCTGTGCTCCACGGCGGCGACCCTTGGCCTGTCGGTCACGCTGCGCCTGCTGGTCGAGCACCTGACCAACGGCCAGCCGACGGCGGCCAGCATCAATCCGTGGTTCGCCCTGATCGGGGCCAACGCCCTGATTCTGGCGGCGGCCACGGCCTTGCGATTCTTCTTCGTCACCAAGACGGGCGAGCGGATCATCGCCGACCTGCGCTCGACCCTCTACTCCCACATCCTGACCCTCGACCCGGGCTTCTTCCTCAAGACCCGCACGGGCGAGGTGCTGTCGCGGGTGACGACCGACATCCAGATCGTCGAGAACATGATCACCACCTCGGTGTCGGTGGCCCTGCGCAACACCCTGATGCTGATCGGGGCACTGGCCATGCTGATGGTCGTCAGCCCGCGCCTGACGGGCCTGGTGCTGCTGCTGTTCCCCTTCGTCCTGGCGCCGCTGTTCCTGTTCGGCCGCCGGGTGCGCAAGCTGACCACCTCGACCCAGGACCGCTTCGCCTCGGCCGTCGGCTATGCCGGCGAGACCCTGGACGCGCTTGAGACGGTCCAGGCGTTCGGTCGCGAAAGAAGCGCCGCCGCGCGCTTCGGCCAGGCGGTGGAGGACACCTTCCGCATGTCCCTGACCCGCATGACCGCACGGGCCACCATGACCGCCATGGTCATCGGCCTGGTGTTCGGCGGCATCGTGGTCGTCTTCTGGCTGGGCGTGAACGCCGGCCTGCGCGGCGAGATGACCTGGGGCGCGCTGATGCAGTTCGCCTTCCTGTCGGTCATGGCCGCCGGCTCCGTCGGCGCCATC contains the following coding sequences:
- a CDS encoding NAD(P)H-quinone oxidoreductase gives rise to the protein MTAIAVENGSGPAEALKPVTVARPVPKAGEILIRVAAAGVNRPDLLQRLGAYPPPPGAPDTLGLEVAGEVVVGAGRWSAGDKVCALLGGGGYAEYAVVDARHALPIPKGLSLTEAAALPETVFTVFANVFEHGALKEGETLLVHGATSGIGTTAIQMAKAAGAKVIATARGADKAAQAKTLGADIAVDASKEDFAEAAKAAGGVDVVLDMVGASYFDQNLDALKTGGRIVYIASLGGGTLNVPVFGLMRKRAVLTGSTLRPRDADEKARLTAEVERRVWPWVEAGALKPLIDATFPLGEADKAHAHLEGGSHVGKIVLTT
- a CDS encoding DUF1192 domain-containing protein, with protein sequence MDEPVEPRRGRGDALNELLREDLELQGVTELQDRIATLETEIARTRLHLEKKQAGRAAADALFGGFRDD
- the rpmE gene encoding 50S ribosomal protein L31, with the protein product MKQDTHPDYHFINVVMTDGTTYQTRSTYGKEGATLNLDIDPKTHPAWTGGNAHLLDRGGRVSRFNAKFAGFTTKK
- a CDS encoding ABC transporter transmembrane domain-containing protein, translated to MSEANGTDTDAGARPGAGAEVAQNLQAAAARRAKSRNVRALGRLLPFLAAHKADAGLALIFLLCSTAATLGLSVTLRLLVEHLTNGQPTAASINPWFALIGANALILAAATALRFFFVTKTGERIIADLRSTLYSHILTLDPGFFLKTRTGEVLSRVTTDIQIVENMITTSVSVALRNTLMLIGALAMLMVVSPRLTGLVLLLFPFVLAPLFLFGRRVRKLTTSTQDRFASAVGYAGETLDALETVQAFGRERSAAARFGQAVEDTFRMSLTRMTARATMTAMVIGLVFGGIVVVFWLGVNAGLRGEMTWGALMQFAFLSVMAAGSVGAIGEVWGEVQKASGAMERIGELLAAKPNVAAPERPTPMPRPARGEITFEGVTFAYPGRPDLPALNGFDLAVKPGETVALVGPSGAGKSTVLRLLLRFYDPQAGAIHLDGVELRDADPAEVRARMALVSQESPLFSGSAMDNILFGREGATIADGTTAAEAAQAAGFIANLPEGFNSPVGERAKTLSGGQRQRLAIARALVRQAPILLLDEATSALDAENERLVQHALTAAMKDRTTLVIAHRLATVLAADRIVVMDEGRVVEQGTHAELSARGGLYAHLAKLQFGGEAA
- a CDS encoding DUF1465 family protein; this translates as MSDVPMAASTVWRAGVIEDFARSELFDKTFEEGMELVEVCAAYLDGVGRQDSRLLSRNAALAYAAESMRLTTRLMQVASWLLVQRAVREGDMEPSAACESRYRVGEEAAAPTAEAEAHEGLPSSLLELVGRSERLYERVRHLDQRMYVDGETAVEAPNPVLSQFTRLQDVFGKAS
- a CDS encoding DUF72 domain-containing protein is translated as MTDLRIGCSGWTYDDWKGPFYPDDLRLKDRLAFYATQFDACEINGSFYRLPTEKAVKAWAEGAPDGFCFAWKVSRYISHNKKLKECEDSVKLVFGVMSNLGDRQGPALVQLPPMLKRDDERLKRFLGWLPKTPRVTVEFRHPTWYEPAVLKILEDHGAAFCISDHHDAPSPWEATSDLVYVRMHGPGGHYHGRYPRAELETLAERVRGWRRGRRDVHVYFDNDQKSAAPQDAKVLKKLTEPA